A genomic segment from Planctomycetaceae bacterium encodes:
- a CDS encoding CHASE2 domain-containing protein, translating to MARRQRRASSLTISALLGLAGTLAIAALCLARLDNRAEFYALDLRLKHASFARPTGKVLHVDIEDNSLRAYGRWPWPREYLAGVIDVLHDCGAKTIALDIAFTEPLAVRYASAVQEVYGADRSGIIGDDKPRVIFDDAILAAAIRRAGNVALPIFLKNEPPDRRQQWVRLQSDDRNLKTLLDKLPADAPATAREDTEKAYLQWRGTLAAAPFAVAPAPHKDGPPTRTLVPPLVLFGSGARLMGLTNTSFDSDKIVRGAVLIDSDHLGVYPQFALALAAHELSGGNRYDIEQQNNSLRIVSDGQVLREVPLWQGTLRINWARGRRASKHIAIGNVLNVWANKTQLERLPEVALALRLHILSMVRTWPSAELENQYWKLAVEDQQQLLQAQGQCVQAQQALQRRVLYDPASVQKTDEQALAALQRGAADLLARQHATAGQVIDALRKDGRWAAWLTAADAPVPSQQLGQNIAAVKSVLAQLDALATQEPQLRQSLTELTAELGKEVRGKICLVGYNSTGQAADFVATPIGPQTPGVVVHGNILETILSGQFIRVSPLWLNVAAAIVAGAMVTLITATRGPVHAALMVLAFGLVYAVLNAYVVFGLWHVQLAAAGPLAAMLAAFVPVTVYRQLTEERARRQIRGMFAHALSGALVDQLIEDPAMLRPGQRDVTCMFTDLAGFTAMSQTLGPADTVRVLNRYFDHACRIVQDRCGGYVNKFLGDGLLVLFGAPVVQESHAALALSAAAEYHDAIAALNAELTGELGRPVALAARVGVAGGRAMVGDCGSTDRMDYTAIGECVNLASRLEAANKAFGTRALADAPTWSAGGSDKLLARPIGLLAVQGVSEPTAAWEIMGYADACSPAQREGAGTFAAALETFNARRFAQARELFEKAQTLLAGDKPSAIYIEWCQRYASAPPPPAWTGHVIEVSK from the coding sequence ATGGCGAGGCGGCAACGCAGAGCATCCAGTCTGACCATTTCGGCCCTGCTGGGCCTGGCCGGGACGTTGGCAATAGCGGCGCTGTGCCTGGCGCGCCTGGATAACCGGGCGGAATTCTACGCCCTCGACCTTCGCCTCAAGCATGCCTCGTTCGCCCGCCCGACGGGCAAGGTGCTCCACGTCGACATCGAGGACAACTCCCTGCGGGCCTACGGGCGCTGGCCGTGGCCTCGGGAATACCTCGCCGGCGTCATCGACGTCCTGCACGACTGCGGCGCCAAGACCATCGCCCTGGACATCGCCTTCACCGAACCGCTGGCGGTTCGCTACGCCTCGGCGGTGCAGGAAGTCTACGGGGCCGACCGCTCGGGCATCATCGGCGACGACAAGCCCCGCGTGATCTTCGACGACGCCATCCTCGCGGCCGCCATCCGCCGCGCAGGCAACGTCGCCCTGCCGATCTTCCTCAAGAACGAGCCCCCCGACCGCCGCCAGCAGTGGGTGCGCCTGCAGTCGGACGACCGGAACCTGAAGACCCTGCTGGACAAATTGCCCGCCGATGCGCCGGCGACGGCGCGAGAAGACACCGAAAAGGCCTATCTGCAATGGCGAGGCACGCTGGCCGCGGCGCCGTTTGCCGTCGCCCCCGCTCCGCATAAGGATGGGCCTCCAACGCGAACTCTCGTCCCGCCGCTGGTGCTCTTTGGCTCCGGCGCCAGGCTGATGGGTCTGACCAATACCTCCTTCGACAGCGACAAGATCGTCCGCGGAGCGGTGCTGATCGACAGCGACCACCTGGGCGTGTACCCGCAGTTCGCCCTGGCCCTGGCGGCGCATGAACTCAGCGGCGGCAACAGGTACGACATCGAGCAGCAGAACAACTCGCTGCGGATCGTCTCCGACGGGCAGGTGCTGCGAGAAGTGCCGCTCTGGCAAGGCACGTTGCGGATCAACTGGGCCCGCGGCCGCCGCGCCAGCAAGCACATCGCCATCGGCAACGTCCTCAACGTCTGGGCGAACAAGACCCAGCTCGAGCGCCTGCCCGAAGTGGCGCTGGCCCTGCGGCTGCACATTCTGTCGATGGTGCGAACCTGGCCCAGCGCCGAACTTGAGAACCAGTACTGGAAGCTGGCCGTCGAGGACCAGCAGCAGCTCCTCCAGGCCCAGGGGCAGTGCGTGCAGGCCCAGCAGGCCCTTCAGCGGCGAGTGCTGTACGATCCGGCAAGCGTCCAGAAGACCGACGAACAAGCCCTCGCCGCGTTGCAGCGCGGCGCCGCCGATCTCCTCGCCCGCCAGCATGCCACCGCCGGGCAGGTCATCGACGCCTTGCGTAAAGACGGGCGCTGGGCCGCGTGGCTGACTGCAGCCGATGCGCCGGTTCCGTCACAGCAGCTCGGGCAAAATATCGCGGCGGTCAAGTCGGTGCTGGCACAGCTCGACGCCCTGGCCACGCAGGAACCGCAGTTGCGCCAGTCGCTGACCGAGCTGACCGCCGAGCTGGGCAAAGAGGTGCGGGGCAAGATCTGCCTGGTGGGGTACAACTCGACGGGGCAGGCGGCGGACTTCGTCGCCACGCCCATCGGCCCGCAGACGCCGGGGGTGGTGGTGCATGGCAACATCCTTGAGACGATCCTGTCGGGGCAGTTCATCCGCGTCAGCCCGCTGTGGCTCAACGTCGCCGCCGCCATTGTCGCCGGGGCCATGGTCACGCTGATCACCGCCACGCGCGGGCCGGTGCATGCGGCCCTGATGGTGCTGGCCTTTGGCCTGGTCTATGCGGTGCTCAACGCGTATGTCGTGTTCGGGCTGTGGCACGTGCAGTTGGCGGCCGCAGGGCCTCTGGCGGCGATGCTGGCGGCGTTTGTGCCGGTGACGGTTTATCGCCAGCTCACCGAGGAGCGGGCGCGGCGGCAGATTCGCGGGATGTTCGCCCACGCGTTGTCGGGGGCGCTGGTGGACCAGTTGATTGAAGACCCGGCGATGCTCCGCCCGGGCCAGCGCGACGTCACGTGCATGTTCACCGATCTGGCCGGGTTCACGGCGATGTCCCAGACGCTGGGCCCGGCCGACACGGTGCGGGTGCTGAACCGGTACTTCGACCACGCCTGCCGCATCGTCCAGGACCGCTGCGGCGGATACGTCAACAAGTTCCTCGGCGACGGGCTGCTGGTGCTCTTCGGCGCGCCGGTGGTGCAGGAGTCGCACGCGGCGCTGGCGCTGTCTGCGGCGGCGGAATATCACGACGCCATCGCCGCCCTGAACGCCGAGTTGACGGGCGAGCTCGGCCGACCGGTCGCGCTGGCGGCCCGGGTGGGCGTGGCCGGCGGAAGAGCGATGGTCGGCGATTGCGGCTCAACCGATCGCATGGACTACACCGCCATCGGCGAGTGCGTGAACCTGGCCAGCCGCCTCGAGGCCGCCAACAAGGCCTTCGGAACCCGCGCTCTGGCAGACGCTCCCACGTGGTCCGCCGGCGGCAGCGACAAATTGCTTGCCCGCCCCATCGGGCTGCTGGCGGTGCAAGGCGTGAGCGAGCCGACCGCCGCGTGGGAAATCATGGGCTACGCCGACGCCTGCAGCCCCGCACAGCGCGAGGGCGCCGGAACGTTTGCGGCAGCGCTGGAGACCTTCAACGCCCGCCGCTTCGCCCAGGCCCGCGAGCTGTTCGAGAAGGCGCAGACCCTTTTGGCCGGTGACAAGCCCTCGGCCATCTACATCGAGTGGTGCCAGCGTTACGCCTCAGCCCCGCCGCCGCCGGCGTGGACCGGTCACGTGATCGAAGTCTCGAAGTAA
- a CDS encoding alginate export family protein, with the protein MLWTSFAVAQEAGGPLSIYEQQLRVALDEQLPAAREVGFDAGGWFNFAFFNYDDALGKERTLRDFQLRGWARYNDRGVHTAFFRGLLEYQDWNSGTNPVYERGDQDEASIERLWYQFDWGRHIQAQTGQMPSTSVRALIGRDFTTIGSALVMSIPIDKVQVEVESPKWKFATFLGRSIEDSPNIDLSDRVARHQNRDFFGAELTYKGFDRHRPYVFFMANHDRTDPRGDDPNQKYDYSSQYYGVGSSGALLRDLRYQAELVGETGDTYGFGATSGRDDIQAYAADLQLEYLFRCRTSPRLMAEWLYASGDGDRSSNSSATIGGNRPGTTDHAFNGFGFRDTGLAFAPRISNLNMVSVGAAFKPFEDVRLFREMEVGTKLFLFNKATSGGPISDSTASNNASHLGTEWDVYCNWRITSDLSWTVRYGVFTPGAAYSGTAGDGIRHFVYTGFLLSF; encoded by the coding sequence ATGCTGTGGACATCCTTCGCCGTCGCGCAGGAGGCGGGCGGTCCGCTGTCGATTTACGAGCAGCAGCTTCGCGTGGCGCTCGATGAGCAGTTGCCCGCGGCCCGCGAAGTTGGCTTCGACGCCGGCGGGTGGTTCAACTTCGCGTTCTTCAATTACGACGACGCCCTGGGCAAGGAGCGCACGCTGCGCGATTTCCAGCTTCGCGGCTGGGCGCGGTACAACGACCGGGGCGTCCACACGGCGTTCTTCCGCGGTCTGCTGGAATACCAGGACTGGAACAGCGGCACCAACCCCGTCTACGAGCGCGGCGATCAGGACGAAGCCAGCATCGAACGCCTGTGGTACCAGTTCGACTGGGGCAGGCACATCCAGGCCCAGACCGGCCAGATGCCCTCGACGAGCGTGCGGGCCCTGATCGGGCGCGACTTCACGACCATCGGGTCGGCCCTGGTGATGTCGATCCCCATCGACAAGGTGCAGGTCGAGGTCGAGAGTCCGAAGTGGAAGTTCGCCACGTTCCTGGGCCGCAGCATCGAAGACTCGCCCAACATCGACCTGTCGGACCGCGTCGCCCGCCACCAGAACCGCGACTTCTTCGGCGCCGAGCTGACGTACAAAGGCTTCGACCGCCACCGCCCGTACGTGTTCTTCATGGCCAACCACGACCGGACGGACCCGCGCGGCGACGACCCCAACCAGAAGTACGACTACAGCTCGCAGTATTACGGCGTCGGCAGCAGCGGCGCCCTGCTGCGCGACCTGCGATACCAGGCCGAGCTCGTCGGCGAGACAGGCGACACGTACGGCTTCGGCGCCACCTCCGGGCGCGACGACATCCAGGCGTACGCGGCGGACCTCCAGTTGGAATACCTCTTCCGCTGCCGCACGAGTCCGCGCCTGATGGCCGAGTGGCTCTACGCCAGCGGCGACGGCGACCGCTCGAGCAACTCCTCGGCCACCATCGGCGGCAATCGCCCCGGAACCACCGATCACGCGTTCAACGGTTTCGGTTTCCGCGACACGGGCCTGGCCTTCGCCCCGCGGATCTCGAACCTGAACATGGTGTCCGTGGGGGCGGCCTTCAAGCCCTTTGAGGACGTGCGGCTGTTCAGGGAGATGGAAGTCGGGACCAAGCTCTTCCTGTTCAACAAGGCCACTTCGGGCGGGCCCATCAGCGATTCGACCGCCAGCAATAACGCCTCCCACCTGGGCACCGAGTGGGACGTGTACTGCAACTGGCGCATCACCAGCGACCTGTCCTGGACGGTGCGTTACGGCGTCTTCACGCCCGGCGCGGCGTATTCGGGCACGGCCGGCGACGGCATCCGGCATTTTGTATACACTGGCTTTCTCCTGAGCTTCTGA
- a CDS encoding FecR domain-containing protein encodes MKTRLVVCVAVSAVLAWSLPALAQQAPAAPAPAPAPAAAAPAAAAAPAPLPPLQVTVLSVTGSAQKLEAAKADAAWQALKKDDVLGEQTLIRTGLGAQVVLKLADRGTATISSGTKIGIGEFRKMNTGIKARLGLKYGSINTKVDPTKGRNDLKVATPVATMTITGTDTDTANNADTGYAHQNNTGTSNTTTNTGFSQNTSNGEGTNGQGGTSIDQNLQNTSVNLGDTGGGQTGGEQWSQDTNGGGQGIFSNGSTSGGSSPLGNSQNPGTTDSSHPPPPPPPPPPPPPPSDYQPPSDTGSPGMDTGGF; translated from the coding sequence ATGAAAACTCGTCTTGTCGTATGCGTTGCAGTATCGGCCGTGCTGGCCTGGTCGCTGCCGGCGCTGGCTCAACAAGCTCCGGCCGCCCCCGCTCCGGCTCCCGCTCCCGCGGCGGCGGCCCCTGCGGCTGCGGCAGCGCCGGCGCCTCTTCCGCCGCTGCAGGTGACGGTGCTGAGCGTGACCGGATCGGCCCAGAAGCTCGAGGCGGCCAAGGCCGACGCCGCCTGGCAGGCGCTCAAGAAAGACGACGTGCTGGGCGAGCAGACGCTGATCCGCACGGGCCTGGGCGCGCAGGTGGTGCTCAAGCTGGCCGACCGCGGAACGGCCACGATTTCCAGCGGCACCAAGATCGGCATCGGCGAGTTTCGCAAGATGAACACGGGCATCAAGGCGCGGCTGGGGCTCAAGTACGGTTCGATCAACACCAAGGTGGACCCCACCAAGGGGCGCAACGATCTGAAAGTTGCCACGCCGGTGGCCACCATGACCATCACGGGCACCGATACCGACACGGCCAACAACGCCGACACCGGGTACGCTCATCAGAACAACACCGGCACCAGCAACACGACGACGAACACGGGCTTCAGCCAGAACACCTCCAACGGCGAGGGCACCAACGGTCAGGGCGGCACGTCGATCGACCAGAACCTGCAGAACACCAGTGTGAACCTCGGCGACACCGGCGGCGGACAGACCGGCGGCGAGCAATGGTCGCAAGACACCAACGGCGGCGGCCAGGGCATCTTCAGCAACGGTTCCACCAGCGGCGGCTCCTCGCCGCTGGGTAATTCGCAGAACCCCGGCACGACAGACTCTTCGCATCCTCCGCCACCGCCTCCGCCTCCCCCACCGCCGCCACCGCCGTCAGACTATCAGCCGCCTTCGGACACCGGGTCGCCGGGAATGGATACAGGCGGGTTCTGA